The following proteins come from a genomic window of Caloenas nicobarica isolate bCalNic1 chromosome 6, bCalNic1.hap1, whole genome shotgun sequence:
- the SLC39A10 gene encoding zinc transporter ZIP10: protein MKVHMHTKFCIICLLTFIFHQCNHCHEDGHDHGPHEERVHYHNDYQISNASYFHNGGTESVPSKFSTLEAENEQKHYIEKIFDRYGENGRLSFFGLEKLLISLGLGEVKVVMINHDDIGHDHVSHLYALEIQEGRHSHSHNHPHSHAGPENQTTTGVAAKRNHKCEPERDAVVSSVKDDGKHIRDQSRHHHHRHPRLHHHDRNGTHHSRNDSVGHSEHEEQNHEPSTETNTTQDQPERKQRKQKKKQKISDTSEAAAQNYAPDHNPGDHNRVHKHDHVHDASHLHVHHHEHSSDRSTSHGHQESSLGNEDGHHHTSKREEPHVRKHAIFSTRSRKDHNEDERDREECLNVTQLLRHYGLETSSPISPELFIYMCPALLYQIERRLCIVHYDELEDFMKSKNSSVEHNDKTGASAWFCGIISITVISLLSLLGVILIPIINQWCFKFLLTFLVALAVGTMSGDALLHLLPHSHGGHNHSHHHGHGHVHEHRHSHRHAHGHGVRTEGFLEENDPVLKGLVALGGIYLLFIIEHCIRMYKHYNKQKSKQKWCKKKQTEESPIGRKLSDHKLNNRPDADWLQLKPLAGADDSVLSEDRLNETELTDLDGQLESPPKNFLSVEEENNMHHSHNDVSHAAHEHDLHDSEYDSHGEDKIIARKHSHHWHHKHSHHSHGHCHSGKDLKDTGIANIAWMVIMGDGIHNFSDGLAIGAAFSAGLTGGISTSIAVFCHELPHELGDFAVLLKAGMTVKQAIVYNLLSALMAYLGMLIGTAVGQYANDITLWIFAITAGMFLYVALVDMLPEMLHGDGDNEEHGYCPVGQFILQNLGLLLGFAIMLVIALYEDKIVLDIQF from the exons ATGAAggtacacatgcacacaaaattTTGCATCATTTGCTTGCTGACATTTATCTTTCATCAGTGCAATCATTGCCATGAAGATGGACATGACCATGGTCCTCATGAGGAACGTGTACACTACCATAATGACTATCAGATCTCAAATGCATCCTACTTCCATAACGGAGGAACAGAATCTGTGCCGAGTAAATTTTCAACGTTGGAAgctgaaaatgaacaaaaacattACATCGAAAAGATTTTTGATCGTTATGGTGAAAATGGAAGATTATCTTTTTTTGGCCTGGAAAAACTGTTAATAAGCCTTGGTTTAGGAGAGGTAAAAGTAGTGATGATAAATCATGATGATATTGGCCATGATCATGTTTCTCACTTATACGCTTTAGAAATACAGGAAGGGAGGCATTCTCACTCGCATAACCATCCTCATAGCCATGCAGGtccagaaaaccaaaccacaactgGTGTGGCTGCAAAGAGAAACCATAAATGTGAACCTGAGAGAGACGCAGTAGTGTCATCAGTAAAAGATGATGGCAAACACATTCGTGACCAGAGTCGCCATCACCATCATCGCCACCCTCGTCTACATCATCATGACCGTAATGGTACACATCATTCTCGTAATGATTCAGTTGGTCATAGTGAACATGAAGAACAGAACCATGAGCCTTCAACAGAGACAAACACAACTCAGGAtcagccagaaagaaaacaacggAAACAGAAGAAGAAGCAAAAGATCAGCGACACTTCAGAAGCTGCTGCACAGAATTATGCCCCAGATCATAATCCAGGTGATCACAATCGTGTTCATAAACATGATCATGTACATGACGCATCTCACTTGCATGTACACCATCATGAACACAGTAGTGATCGTTCTACTAGTCATGGACATCAAGAGTCCAGTTTAGGTAATGAGGATGGACACCACCATACCAGCAAGCGAGAGGAACCTCATGTAAGAAAACATGCTATTTTTTCAACACGTAGTCGTAAGGATCATAATGAGGATGAACGTGATCGTGAAGAG TGCCTAAATGTTACCCAGCTGCTACGGCACTATGGTCTGGAAACCAGCTCTCCAATATCTCCTGAATTGTTCATATACATGTGTCCTGCTTTGCTGTACCAGATTGAGAGAAGGCTTTGTATTGTACATTATGATGAGCTTGAAGATtttatgaaaagtaaaaattcatCAGTTGAGCATAATGATAAAACAGGTGCATCAG CCTGGTTTTGTGGTATCATCTCTATCACCGTCATTAGCCTGCTTTCCTTGCTAGGTGTGATCTTGATTCCCATCATTAACCAGTGGTGCTTCAAATTTCTTCTAACTTTCTTGGTAGCTCTGGCTGTAGGAACAATGAGTGGAGATGCACTACTCCATCTGTTGCCACAT TCACATGGAGGCCACAACCACAGTCACCACCATGGCCACGGCCATGTTCATGAACACAGGCATTCTCATCGACATGCCCATGGACATGGAGTACGGACTGAAGGCTTTCTAGAAGAAAATGATCCAGTGCTGAAAGGTCTTGTGGCACTTGGAGGCATTTATCTTTTGTTCATCATTGAACATTGTATAAGAATGTACAAGCATTACAATAAACAAAAG AGTAAGCAGAAATGgtgcaagaaaaaacagactgaagaatcACCAATTGGAAGGAAACTTTCTGATCACAAATTAAATAACAGACCAGATGCTGACTGGCTTCAGCTCAAACCCCTTGCAG GAGCAGATGACTCGGTGTTATCTGAAGACCGACTCAATGAAACAGAACTAACTGATTTAGATGGCCAGCTGGAATCCCCGCCCAAAAACTTCTTGTCCGTGGAAGAGGAGAACAATATGCACCATTCTCACAATGATGTCTCACATGCTGCTCATGAGCATGATCTTCATGATTCAGAGTATGACAGCCACGGCGAAGACAAAATCATAGCTAGAAAACACAGTCACCACTGGCATCACAAACATTCCCATCATTCCCATGGCCACTGTCATTCTGGAAAAGACCTGAAAGATACTGGGATAGCTAATATTGCGTGGATGGTAATTATGGGAGATGGCATTCACAACTTTAGTGATGGCTTAGCAATCG gaGCAGCTTTTAGTGCTGGACTGACAGGAGGAATTAGTACATCTATAGCAGTATTTTGTCATGAGCTTCCCCATGAATTAG GTGACTTTGCTGTGCTGCTTAAAGCAGGTATGACAGTAAAGCAAGCTATTGTGTACAACCTGCTGTCTGCCCTGATGGCTTACCTGGGGATGCTGATAGGCACAGCCGTGGGACAGTACGCTAATGACATCACCCTGTGGATTTTTGCCATCACTGCAGGCATGTTCCTCTACGTGGCACTGGTTGACATG cttCCAGAAATGCTTCATGGAGACGGAGATAATGAAGAACATGGTTATTGTCCTGTGGGGCAGTTCATTCTTCAGAATTTAGGCCTGCTTCTGGGATTTGCCATCATGCTGGTGATTGCCCTCTATGAAGATAAAATCGTGCTGGACATCCAGTTTTGA